A part of Octopus sinensis linkage group LG7, ASM634580v1, whole genome shotgun sequence genomic DNA contains:
- the LOC115214465 gene encoding beta-1,3-galactosyltransferase 2-like codes for MRRLLNRSKIKRPLLLVCLGIVFLFVVHSTITNNIFNFGTGRHLHYETTAQIPSDLAYHVQKEYIYKKTLNNDFQESLAFRTAGRNGSNMNIKYAHTLQNISGLNITTKKGIFLLVQSSDNAIRNTLGSLVDDDTNTVVLDNKNVSAVSGSQSNISLARNITSKIVSVEQTTSSSRTFESLFKKINISSVNTTHSSKTITQKIFSNPTTVSIPKIYNPHPFYFRLDANELCSRRDPPFLLIVVPSIHDHMDIRNAIRQTWASVAKGHVWPGREVQETVKLAFLLGLHQFPERESLLIAESKKYGDIIQENFIDSYYNLSIKILMAMKWASHYCPGVNYILKADEDTFVNIPMLVEILRQPETPRHSIMGRIMPESKVYRFGRWKVDKKIYDKKVYPPYAAGNTYIIPGSIARKLFIASKYHVYLHVEDAFITGVLAQSIGASHFDIPGFTFQTDDAPEACDFIMDLKISSTKANMGLIRHIWSQIKKQKDCEE; via the exons ATGCGAAGGTTACTGAACAGATCTAAAATCAAACGTCCGTTGTTGTTAGTCTGCCTCGGAATagtttttctgtttgttgtacATTCAACTATAACAAACAATATATTCAATTTTGGTACGGGTAGACATTTGCATTACGAGACAACTGCACAGATTCCTTCTGATCTCGCTTATCATGTTCAAAAAGAATACATTTATAAGAAAACTTTGAATAACGATTTCCAAGAGTCATTGGCTTTTCGTACTGCTGGGAGAAATGGAAGTAATATGAACATAAAATATGCTCACACTCTACAAAATATCTCAGGACTgaatattacaacaaaaaaaGGTATTTTTCTTCTAGTTCAGTCCAGTGATAATGCCATTAGAAATACCTTGGGTTCATTAGTCGATGATGATACAAATACTGTAGTTCTGGACAATAAGAATGTCAGTGCCGTTTCTGGGAGTCAGAGCAATATTTCATTGGCACGAAATATTACCAGTAAAATTGTCAGTGTGGAGCAAACCACGTCTAGTTCTAGAACTTTTGAAAGtctttttaaaaagataaatatttcttcagtgaACACGACACATTCAAGTAAAACTATTactcagaaaatattttcaaatccaACAACAGTTTCAATACCAAAAATTTATAATCCTCATCCATTTTATTTCCGACTAGACGCAAATGAGTTGTGTTCTAGAAGAGATCCACCATTCCTTTTGATTGTAGTGCCAAGTATTCATGACCATATGGATATCCGCAATGCTATCCGACAAACGTGGGCAAGCGTGGCTAAAGGTCATGTTTGGCCTGGTCGAGAAGTTCAAGAAACAGTCAAACTAGCTTTTTTGTTGGGACTTCATCAATTTCCTGAACGCGAAAGTCTATTAATCGCCGAGAGTAAAAAATATGGTGATATAATTCAAGAGAATTTTATCGACTCTTATTATAATTTGTCTATTAAAATATTAATGGCTATGAAATGGGCCAGTCATTATTGTCCTGGTGTAAATTACATCCTTAAAGCAGACGAGGACACCTTCGTAAACATTCCTATGTTAGTGGAGATCTTGCGCCAACCAGAAACGCCTCGACACAGCATTATGGGTCGGATAATGCCCGAGTCCAAGGTTTACAGGTTTGGAAGATGGaaggttgataaaaaaatatacgaCAAAAAGGTATATCCCCCTTACGCAGCag gaaacaCCTACATTATACCTGGAAGCATTGCTCGAAAGCTATTCATAGCATCCAAGTACCATGTGTATCTGCACGTAGAAGATGCCTTTATAACTGGTGTGTTGGCACAGTCAATTGGTGCAAGCCATTTTGACATACCTGGTTTCACATTTCAAACTGATGATGCACCGGAGGCCTGCGATTTCATTATGGATTTAAAAATATCTAGTACAAAAGCCAACATGGGATTGATAAGGCACATATGGTCCCAAATTAAGAAACAGAAAGACTGTGAAGAATAG